In one Yarrowia lipolytica chromosome 1A, complete sequence genomic region, the following are encoded:
- a CDS encoding uncharacterized protein (Compare to YALI0A05005g, some similarities with uniprot|Q6C8A2 Yarrowia lipolytica YALI0D21406g) has protein sequence MNRTKLGSCCTVCTCHPIFSSMTDNNMDQVQIKLESLEKNHKARYAIDLHKTAYLCSEGETVIFSVYDNSEKTISRHGSFTLQQFSGAGTGTSMSTVPWRALQMKLVVKTASNTFLMKMSNGLIFIINGDASSHLISSIGEKLLCEVMTLHYSQRLVGLSKVRLNGDFDFTLVTKEGTIPIHSVVFKASLPFFAAMIDANMIDSREKRLEIPYPHAWVEVMVSYFYGEPFEAEFEQATGLLVLADVYDIPELRHLAVFRIKTEELDMTKCLTGWRNAFEAQNEQMREYFAAFARDQWNELEHVAEPLYGMPKQEVVEFMLDVSKAKIDKLGLND, from the coding sequence ATGAACCGCACCAAACTTGGTTCCTGttgtaccgtatgtacatgtCATCCCATCTTCAGCTCAATGACCGACAATAACATGGACCAGGTTCAAATCAAGCTAGAGAGCCTGGAAAAGAACCACAAGGCGAGGTATGCAATTGACCTGCATAAAACAGCTTACCTATGCTCCGAGGGAGAAACCGTCATCTTTTCCGTGTACGACAACTCTGAGAAAACTATCAGCAGACATGGCTCCTTCACCCTCCAACAATTTTCGGGAGCAGGCACCGGAACTAGTATGAGTACTGTCCCTTGGAGAGCCCTTCAAATGAAGCTGGTAGTCAAAACCGCTTCAAACACTTTCCTGATGAAGATGTCTAATGGTTTGATTTTCATCATCAATGGAGATGCGTCGAGCCATTTGATAAGCAGCATTGGTGAAAAGCTTCTCTGTGAAGTAATGACTCTCCACTACTCTCAGAGACTTGTGGGCTTATCCAAAGTGCGGTTAAACGGGGACTTTGACTTCACGCTCGTCACCAAAGAAGGAACCATCCCCATCCACTCTGTCGTGTTCAAGGCCTCTCTACCCTTTTTTGCTGCAATGATCGACGCTAACATGATCGATTCGCGCGAGAAACGGCTTGAAATCCCATATCCACATGCGTGGGTGGAGGTCATGGTGTCGTATTTCTACGGGGAGCCGTTCGAGGCGGAGTTTGAACAAGCTACCGGGTTGCTGGTCCTGGCTGACGTCTATGATATCCCCGAACTGCGACATCTTGCAGTGTTCAGGATCAAGACCGAGGAGTTGGACATGACAAAGTGTCTGACTGGGTGGAGGAACGCGTTTGAAGCACAGAACGAGCAGATGCGGGAATATTTTGCTGCTTTTGCGAGAGACCAGTGGAACGAGTTAGAGCATGTTGCTGAGCCCTTGTATGGAATGCCCAAGcaagaggtggtggagttcATGTTGGATGtttccaaggccaagattg